The DNA window TATATGGTGTAAAGTCAGGAAGGCGAGATTAATCTTGGCCTTGCCTAAATATATGACAGATATCGAATCCACTTAACTCAACCTCTGGGTTACTGGAATGAGTTGTACTATGGTTGGTCGTGACGTACTTCTCACCTTCAATGGTGATGAGTTTACCGGTAGCCATGAATCGTATTTTCTAATGTAGGGTAGAGACAAGAGACTTAGCCTGATGTAACTAAGGTCGTCCTAAGATTAAGTTATATGATGATTGCGTATTGATTACGCAAAATTTTACCTCAAGAGATGTATCGACTACGTAAATTATTGTTTGGAAGCATTTCACGATAAGAATTATCAAAACTTTAGACACACTGGTTTGAGGGAGAACTTTATCAACAGAAATGTCAATTTCTTGGAGAGTCTTCCAGTGACATATGTTTAGTGTTGAGCCATTATCAATTAGAGTCATGAGAATGACCTTATCAACCAACTTTACAGAAATATAAAGTGCTTTAACATGAGATTCGTTTGGAGTAGGTAGATCTTTGTCCTCGAAACCTATCATGTTGATTTCCCAACTAACTCTTCAGGGGTTGTATGGCTAGTATACTAGCTTTGCTGAGCTCATTCAGCACAGCTTACTTGTGTTCTATGGAATACATCAGAATTTCCTAGATAGAAATATTGGCATTCGTCTTCTTTAACTGGGTAAGAAGACTATTTCCCGGGTTTTAAGCTCTGGACTCATTTTCCCTTATGGGATGATTAGATGATCCAGAAGTTGGCCCTTACATGTTCCAAATTTTACCCTATAAAGAATGGACTCGGTCCACCTAATTTTCTGGAGTTTGTAGAGGATGATTTCCCTTATTCTCTTGTCtccatttcattttcttttgttatcattacaaattaatagaaagtttcttcaaaaataaaattcatacaaTTGgtcgaaaaatattttattaaactattaCAAATATCAAAAAGTCAAAAAATATTGATACATGCCTAAGAAGTTCGTCAGTGCCCATCTGGTCCAAATTCATCCATTTGGGGTGAAACATTGAGCCTTTTGAGTCGAATCTAATGTCATGCCTAAGATAGACTAATTTATGGTAGTGTCAATATTTATGATGGTAGCAAAATATGAGTAGATATGTTGTCCCACAAGTCCCCTTATGTGTcccatattttaaaatttaattcattttagaTGGGTAATTTTTTTCGAGACGGATCTGCTGTCAAAATTATGTCCCACTTGTTGTTCCAATAGACAAAAACGACTTCCCATCTTTCCTCCGTTTCTCTCTCTTTGACATCGCAACATCTTGCTGATAAATCTTctattgtaaaattataatcatgattacttatttggaaacacttatgtATCTGGGTCTAGATATGGAACTGCTAGTGTAAAATTAGATCTAGATGAGAAACTGCTAATGAATTTATGGATAAAGATCCAGATATGTTTTGGTATAAGACGTGTGATATGTATGTGTATATGGCCTAACTAAGTTGAGATTACACCCTATTTGATTCCATACCCGGTTGCGAAACTAGATTGAAttagttttcaaaaaaatgaagacattttttttatcaaccatCTAAAATTCATTAGCAATTTAATTGCTGATACATCATCTTACCGATAAATCTTCTCTCCGCCTCTTCTTCCAATCAAACAAGATGTTGTGGCAGACTATGTAGATGACCATCTTATGTGCGAAATCGATGGTTCCTATCTCACCTTCGCCACCATCATCGGCCAGTAGATAATAAAACAACGTAATTTTGTCTGTTGAGACAGTAAGTGGGACAAGAATTTTGGGACAGTAGATCcatctcaatttttttcaattttgaagTGTGAGACTCATAGGGATGGCTTGTGAGACAGTAGATCTCCCCTAAAATATGACACCGTAACAAATTAAAAGAAGATAAAGTCTAATATGTAACTTAACATTTTGCCAATTGAAAAACTTGACTGATATTCTTTTTTACTATTATGaagatttcaaataataaattataattaaaactaaaatagataagtcttatataattaatgtaattaagaTGACTTAACTTAAGACAAAGGAAGAACCAGGGATTTGcttataaataaatactcaCATCACAAGTTAAACTCATCTTCTAACTAATAATCTCTCTTTAATTAATTCTCCAAAAGAAATGTATACACCTCGTGTCCTCTCTTGCTTAGTCCTCCTCTCTAATATTATTGTGCTCATGATGCCAGTTGCATTTGGAGCTCACACATACAATGTAGTGACCCTTGGAGCCAAGCCAGGCGGAAAGACCGACTCTACAAAGGCCTTCCTCACCGCATGGGCCTCAGCTTGcagctcaaccggtcaagccACTATCTATGTTCCTAAAGGGACTTACTTGATCGGTTCGACCATTACATTCAATGGACAGACTTGTAGGTCAAGTTCCATCACAATCCACATTGATGGGACCTTAGTTGCACCATCCAATTATCGCAAGCTTGGTAGCAGCGCAAATTGGATCATATTCCAGAGAACCAACCGTCTTTCAATCTATGGAGGCACTCTTGACGCCAAAGGCTCGGGCTTGTGGGCTTGCAAGGCCTCCGGCAGCCACTGTCCTTCAGGCGCTACGgtactaataattatttgtttcacTATAGTTTAATTatcctttaaaaaatatatatgaatttatataagGTCAACTTATCATTATGTTTATAGTGGCTCCCATGTGATTATTGCTTAATTATTGGCAGAATATCTTGAATTTAGTGGCTCAATAATGAACTTATGATTgggattattaattaatttattaaataaataaatacaaatagcATGCAGGAatttgcacgtctaattattatataatttaatttacatattttatttttattttttaatttatagtcATTGGAATTCAGCAATTCAAAGAATGTCTTAGTAAGTGGTTTGACCTCCTTAAATAGTCAAATGTTTCATATTGTCATCAACGGTTGCAATAATGTGAAACTACAAGCACTTAAAATCTCCGCCTCAAGCAACAGCCCCAACACCGATGGAATCCACATCTCTTCGTCTTCTGGCATTACAGTGGTAAACTCGAAAATCGGTACAGGAGACGACTGTATCTCCATTGGCCCCGGCTCCACTAATTTGTGGATTGAGAACATTGGTTGTGGCCCGGGCCATGGTATCaggtacaaaaataaaatactatacAATCTTTTCCATGGTCCAAATTATTAAggatcaattaatatataatcttatGTGTTCGATTGATTCTCGGGTGGAACATGTTACATAACAGTATTGGGAGCTTGGGGAAGGATGTGAAAGAAGCCGGGGTCCAAAATGTGACGGTTAGGACAGCGACATTTACAGGGACACAAAATGGGATAAGGATTAAGACGTGGGCGAAACTTAGCAATGGGTTTGTAACAAACGTTCACTTCCAACACGTCACGATGGTAGGTGTTCAAAATCCCGTCATCATTGACCAACATTACTGCGACGGAAACAACAACTGCCCTAATTTGGTATGATTCCCATTGACAGTGGTTTCGagtatattttcttttattttgtttatatttcctaattttaaaataaatgtcattGAAGGGTTCTGGAATAAAGATTAGTGATGTTACATACGAAGATATTCACGGAACATCTGCAACTGTTGTGGCATTAAATTTCAATTGTAACAAAGTGAAGCCGTGTAGTGGAATAATGTTGAAAGGCGTAAATCTTATCTATGCAAATAGCAAGACGGTTGTACGATCATCGTGCTCTAACATCCGAGGCAGTGCGTCACGAGTGGTCTCTCCTAGGAGTTGCCTATAGTATTAGTATTgtaattattgatatatatgttagCATAATAATTAAGCTTAAGAATAATGTATTAGAAATTTGAAGACTATTAAAAATTATGTGTCGTTTTTATTAAtgcaaaagttttcaaaaacatcCAAGAAAAAATCCTATATCAAAGAAGCTACATATTAtgtgggaagaatgtcaattttatcactGAATTATAATGGAATATTCACGCATATcattgaactaatttttgttcgctcATACCACTGAAGTTGAGATTAATGTTCATCTATGTCACTACTCCACCAAACCTCTAACATCCGTTAAGTTTCTGTTAAATGAGATGACCGGTAGAATTGAcatgtcatcttttttaattaatataaggtGGGATTGAcacatcttttttaattaatatatatttttatttatttaaaattctaattaataaaacatttacaaagtcattaataatttctctgtCCTGCCCTAATTAAGAGTCCAACATTCTTCTTCTCCCATTCTTGATCGTCAAAGGACTCGATTTCTCAAATAAAGGAACATAAGGAAATACATTCTTCTTCTCTCATTCTTGTTCTTCAAAGGATTCGATTTCTCAAATAAAGGAACAGAAGGAAGACTAACGAGTTAACGAGAGAATTGAGAGCAATGAGAGATGAGATTTTGATTTCAGAACCCTACCACGACGAACTTTGACATTTAGCGGAACCTTAGACctcaacttttttttcttacttcGACCAGTCCCAAACAAAGTTCACAATAAACAATGATAACAGGTAATGAAGTTTACAAATcttcttctttctgttgaagGCTTATTTCTGGAATATTGTTCTTGTTCTCTTCCTATATGCTTCCTTATCTACTTTTGTTCATTGTGAACCTTGTTTGAGACTGGTcgaaataagaagaaaaagttGAGGTCTAAGGTTCAGCTAAATGTCAAAGTTCGTCATGGTAGAGTTCTGAAATCAAAATCTCATCTCTCATTGCCCTCAATTTTCTCGCTATCTCGCTAGCTCGTCAGTCTTCCTTCGGTTCCTTTATTTGAGAAATCGAATCATTTGAAGAACAAGATTCGGAGAAGAAAAATGGTGAGATTAGTTAATTAGGTCAGAAGAGGgaaattattaatgactttataaatattttattatttagaattttaaataaataaaaatatatataatatatattaatttaaaaggaTGATATATCAATCACaccatatattaattaaaaaagatgacatgTCAATTCCGCTTGTTATCTCATTTAATAGAAACTTAGTTCAATGATATAcgtaaatatttcattatagttaattgataaaattgacattcttccccaTATTATGTTTGTACTTAGTTTTAAATAGtgcatgtataataaaataaatgagagtATATAACCACACAAAAATAtctgagagaaaaaaaaattaaaaaaaatatgacaccatacataaaaataagaaaaaaacataaatattaattattaagacaAAAAACACACCAACAAAttataagaaacaaaaatagaaaTCTGCGTGAAGTAGTCAAATGAGTgcatgtataaataattaaagatcgGGCGATGATCtagacaaaaataaatgatgaatatTAATCGTCCAATGACCTctttattagaatatatatacattaaatgaaaaaaaatgtaaaatgatCTGTTTTGATTTCATCGAGTCGGTCAGTCAGTCGTTTCGAGATTTGGGTTGGAACATGATACCGAGATTTGGGTTGGAACATGATACCCTATGGTTGTTGCGTAGAATTCTGATGTTGTTGtagatgatgatgttgatgctgCCCCTGAAGAAGATAATTAGGACGTTGATGATTATAATCAGCACCCTCGAATGAACTCAAAGCCTGAGATGGAGATGGATGATGATCGTGCAATTGTGGTTGTTGTAGATGATGATGCTGCTGCTGAAGATGATCATGAATATAAACACCCTCCTCAAATGAACCCAAAGCATGAGATTGAGATGGATCCATGACGTTGAATCCAACTTGAGCAGACTGTTGGTCGTGCGATTGTGGTTCATGTTGATGTTGGGGCCAGGGCTCTTGAATGGCTAATAGTTGATTAACTGAATTTGGAAAGTGGATCTTCTGATGCATGTTTGAAGAAAAGGCCTGATCAGAAGGCTGAAATGGAAATTGGGTTCTCATGTGCAACATGGCTATAGGGCCAATATAGGTAGCTAATTCTGTTCGGTCggctcatttggcagctgggcctaacaaattaataaagcccattagggcatatttaattaaggaaaaaacaAACACAACAGTTTTTCAGgttgtttttctttctctctcttccagcagttcttcctccattgaagcagcaggttcttcttctgatttcctttatcttctccatttggttagccatttttagtgatgatgataatgtatgtgaatgacaagttaggatgaggtcaattgataacttttgttagattacatctaggcttgtattgaactacaatgtatacccatttgatatagtggatgatttaagtggccgaagtgtcccgtggtttttatctaatttgggttttccacgtaaaatcttggtgttcTGCTCTCtatttttgattgtttgattgtttgatgctcaattgttttggctgcctatttaattacacaaaagggaaaaagaattgttaggccttgttgtagcttgtttatttctgaattgctaaacaagtgctattattcgatttctatcaacaagtggtatcagagctgagttcgtttggtggtgattcttgtataattgaaatggaagaatcgttgagcagtaatggaacgatgatcaaactcacagctaccaattacacaatctggaagtcacggatggaggacttattgtgtaattatgattatgaagacactattttgggtgataaaggcaaaccagaggctatgacagatggagattggaagaagctaaacagaaaggcagttggtaaaatcaggcaatgggttgacaacagtgtgtatcagcatgtggctactgaagttaatgcttataaggtgtggactattttgagtgagctgtatgagaagaacaacactcaaaacagagcatttctatttaggaagctttgctcgttAAAATATCAAGATAGATCTTCTATGtctgagcatctaaatgcttttcaggggattctaaatgagttggctgcgataggaatgaaatttgatgatgagcttcatgctatgtgtttgattaattctctgcctgatagttggaaaacacttgtggtttcaattagcaattctgttccacaaggtaagctcactttgaaaatgatgaaagagagcgtgttgaatgaagaggctagaagaaaaaaacagggcttctcgactccaagtcaggtgttcgtgactgagaaaaggggtataagtaaaagtaaaactccaaagaatcgcagTGGTAGTTTAGacaggtcacggggaacattcagctcgagaaaagagattacatgttatcattgtggcaagccaggacacaagaagtatcagtgcagatctttgaagcgagaacaaaaggagaataagcaagatggaagtagtaaggttgcagatgtgggtggtaacgacatcgatattgtttacgacaatgatagtatcaaccttgtttctcaagatacacaatgggtggtagactcaggtgcttcttatcatgtcaccaatcgttgtgatatatttgcttcttacactagtggacagtttggttcagtgacgttgggaaaccatgttacgtgtaagattgttggaaaaggagatgtctgtttggatactaacacttcgtgcaagctacttttgaagaatgttcgacatgttcctgatattcggatgaatttgatctctactggtattcttgatgatgagggctatcatagttactttggtgaaggaaaatggaaactcactaaggggtctttggtgatagctaaaggaaagaaggtcggttctctttatgtgacagagactaagtcttacgggggagaagcaaatgcagttaatgattgttcagcacagctttggcataagagacttggtcacttaagtcagaatggcatgcaagttctctccaagacaatcgatctccagggcttaaagtccacggatttgaagacatgcacagatttcttagttggtaagcaacatagagtttccttcaaaagtttctctccatctaggaagcccaatatcctagatatggttcacacagacatatgttttatggattccttgactttaggtggtgctcattattacatcacttttatcgatgattgctcaaggaaggtgtgggcatattgcttgaagactaaagatcaagcattggattacttcaagttgtttcacgctgaagtggagagagaaactgggaagaagttgaaatgtgttcgttcggacaatggtggcgaatacagaggaccatttgtggaatactgtaaaagtcatgggatcaagcttatgaagactgtgccaaaaacacctcaacagaatggagttgcagagaggatgaacaggtctatcaatgagaaaattttgtgtatgttgtctcatgctaagttgccaaaatccttttggggagaaGCAATGAAGACATcggttgatctgataaacctttcaccctcaactcctttagatggcgacgttccagaaagagtttggagaggtaaagacgtctcttatgatcacttgagagtttttggttgtaaagtgtttattcatgttcctcgagatgagagagctaagcttgataacaagacgagacagtgtatctttattgggtatggtcacggagaatttgggtaccaATGTTGGGATCgggttaacaagaaactcattagaagcagagatgtggtattctttgaagatcagaccattgaagactttgagaaaaaaaaacgaAGTCTACAGAGAATGAATTGCTTgacaatggtaggattcgtacaccacaatcacagcccaatgatgtggaaaatgcccaagttgaggttgatgagactcctctagttgatgttgagccaacagaggaagctgaacaagatgatgatagttctctagagccacctGATGATCAGCATATTTgaagatctagtaggcagcgagaaccttctagtaggtatcctcccaatgagtatgtgatgttgactgacgggggagaaccagaaacctatcaagaagtattgtctcatgaaaacaagaacaagtggtcggtggcaatgcaagaagagataaattccttgcaagagaatgagacttatgacttggtgaaacttccgagaggaaagaagactttgaagaacaagtgggtattcaagttgaagcaccaagagaatagctcacaacctcgatacaaagcaagactggttgtgaagggctttggacagaaaaaggggattgattttgaagagatcttctcaccggttgtgaagaggtcatccatcagagttgtgttagcattggctgctagtcaagatttggaaattgaacaactggatgtaaagactgcatttctccatggtgacttggaggaagagatctatatggaacaacctga is part of the Impatiens glandulifera chromosome 1, dImpGla2.1, whole genome shotgun sequence genome and encodes:
- the LOC124921525 gene encoding polygalacturonase-like, which codes for SLIVFPVLLSNIIVLMMPVAFGAHTYNVVTLGAKPGGKTDSTKAFLTAWASACSSTGQATIYVPKGTYLIGSTITFNGQTCRSSSITIHIDGTLVAPSNYRKLGSSANWIIFQRTNRLSIYGGTLDAKGSGLWACKASGSHCPSGATSLEFSNSKNVLVSGLTSLNSQMFHIVINGCNNVKLQALKISASSNSPNTDGIHISSSSGITVVNSKIGTGDDCISIGPGSTNLWIENIGCGPGHGISIGSLGKDVKEAGVQNVTVRTATFTGTQNGIRIKTWAKLSNGFVTNVHFQHVTMVGVQNPVIIDQHYCDGNNNCPNLGSGIKISDVTYEDIHGTSATVVALNFNCNKVKPCSGIMLKGVNLIYANSKTVVRSSCSNIRGSASRVVSPRSCL
- the LOC124945962 gene encoding sex-determining region Y protein-like — translated: MLHMRTQFPFQPSDQAFSSNMHQKIHFPNSVNQLLAIQEPWPQHQHEPQSHDQQSAQVGFNVMDPSQSHALGSFEEGVYIHDHLQQQHHHLQQPQLHDHHPSPSQALSSFEGADYNHQRPNYLLQGQHQHHHLQQHQNSTQQP